A window of the Polaribacter sp. HaHaR_3_91 genome harbors these coding sequences:
- a CDS encoding ATP-binding protein — translation MTKNGNSLDQRTFDKLSRLYVIALSTIALSVIISQVLVHNHLESQKSDSTVINVAGRQRMLSQKLTKEIVSLSDYSDKKNRLLLKNKISETLYLWQLSHHALQKGNDSLGLPEHNSDKIKSEFKAINPVFNTIEKSAKSIVKKISQNPTIPIDELTSEVKKVIHNEGSFLLMMDEIVNQYNVEADKKIAWLKKLEFLLMTFTLIILLGEFLFIFWPTAKSVKATLSELLSAEKRAKKMAFDADELSLSKEKSIKELRAFSHAIDETLLFARVSPSGNLIHIGNKFSRLFRLSNLKNEVLFWNVLSNNENEQLVIENLINKYKKIGWQGEVKATIKGGVDIWLEMSLVPYRPTEDRSELLVIASEITDRKAAQIEVERLTEESFEEKMSQQKIISSKIIENQEKEQNRIAKDVHDGIGQMLTGLKYNLESINMNDIEKTTLKIEHLKELTTNIIKGVRTATFNLTPPELSDHGIVPAITKLTHELGRLTGKEIIFFNKTDFNERLDSLIEINIYRIVQEAINNAIKYADSSHILVSLSHSENILSINIDDDGKGFEPSKVKKVKNGDGGMGMTFMKERIKYIDGRLFLNSELGKGTRVTLNIPI, via the coding sequence AACGAATGTTGAGTCAAAAATTAACCAAAGAAATTGTTTCTCTTTCTGATTATTCTGATAAAAAAAATAGACTTCTACTTAAGAACAAAATTTCAGAAACCCTTTACCTGTGGCAGTTATCTCATCATGCGCTTCAAAAAGGAAATGATAGTTTAGGGCTTCCTGAACATAATAGCGATAAAATTAAGAGTGAATTTAAAGCAATAAATCCTGTTTTTAATACTATTGAAAAATCAGCTAAATCAATTGTAAAAAAAATATCACAAAATCCTACCATTCCTATTGATGAGTTAACATCAGAAGTTAAAAAAGTAATCCATAATGAAGGTTCTTTTTTATTGATGATGGATGAAATTGTAAATCAATACAATGTAGAAGCTGATAAAAAAATAGCTTGGTTAAAAAAATTGGAATTCCTATTAATGACTTTTACGTTAATAATACTTTTAGGTGAATTTTTATTTATTTTTTGGCCAACAGCAAAATCGGTAAAAGCAACACTTTCAGAGTTATTATCCGCAGAAAAAAGAGCTAAAAAAATGGCTTTTGATGCCGATGAGCTAAGTCTTTCTAAAGAAAAATCTATAAAAGAATTACGTGCGTTTAGCCATGCAATAGATGAAACGTTGTTATTTGCAAGGGTTTCGCCAAGCGGAAACTTAATTCATATAGGAAATAAATTTTCTCGTTTGTTTAGATTATCAAACTTAAAGAATGAAGTGTTGTTTTGGAATGTTTTATCTAATAATGAAAATGAACAATTAGTAATTGAAAATTTAATTAATAAATATAAAAAAATAGGTTGGCAAGGAGAGGTAAAAGCAACCATAAAAGGAGGTGTTGATATTTGGTTAGAGATGTCTTTGGTGCCTTATAGACCTACTGAGGATAGATCTGAATTGTTAGTAATTGCTTCTGAAATTACAGATAGAAAAGCGGCTCAAATAGAAGTAGAAAGACTTACAGAAGAAAGTTTTGAAGAGAAAATGAGTCAGCAAAAGATAATCTCTAGTAAGATTATTGAAAATCAAGAAAAAGAACAAAACAGAATCGCCAAAGACGTGCATGACGGAATTGGGCAAATGTTAACAGGGTTAAAGTACAATTTAGAGAGTATCAATATGAATGATATTGAGAAAACAACTTTAAAAATAGAGCACCTAAAAGAATTAACCACAAATATTATAAAAGGAGTTAGAACAGCTACTTTTAACCTAACTCCTCCAGAATTATCAGATCACGGAATTGTGCCTGCAATTACCAAGTTAACACATGAATTAGGTAGATTGACGGGAAAAGAAATTATATTTTTTAATAAAACAGATTTTAATGAGCGTTTAGATTCTTTAATAGAAATTAATATTTACAGAATTGTACAAGAAGCAATTAATAATGCTATTAAATACGCAGATTCTTCACATATTTTAGTGTCACTTTCTCACAGTGAAAATATCTTAAGCATTAATATTGATGATGACGGAAAAGGTTTTGAACCATCAAAAGTAAAGAAAGTAAAAAATGGCGATGGAGGAATGGGAATGACTTTTATGAAAGAACGTATTAAATATATTGATGGTCGTTTATTCTTAAATTCTGAATTAGGAAAAGGAACTAGAGTTACTTTGAATATTCCTATTTAA
- a CDS encoding response regulator transcription factor, with product MINVVLADDHVLVRDGIKALLEDQTGITVIDEASNGKEALEVIAKNKPHVLIVDIRMPEMNGIEVVAEITKEKIDVKTLVLSMHDSEEYVLKSIQAGADGYLLKGASKEEFLKAVNNVAGGDKYFTGDVSTIIMNNFVNGKTSKVIEEQKEVKVAPFKLTKRERQILTLVLELKNNKDIAEELSISKRTAEVHRFNLMKKLEAKNLQELTNKAKEYQLI from the coding sequence ATGATAAATGTAGTTTTAGCAGACGACCACGTTTTGGTAAGAGATGGAATAAAAGCACTTTTAGAAGATCAGACAGGAATTACGGTTATTGATGAAGCATCTAACGGAAAAGAGGCTTTAGAGGTAATTGCTAAAAACAAACCTCATGTTCTTATTGTAGATATTAGAATGCCAGAAATGAACGGAATTGAAGTGGTAGCAGAAATTACCAAAGAGAAAATAGATGTAAAAACCTTAGTGCTTTCTATGCACGATTCTGAAGAGTATGTTTTAAAATCTATACAAGCTGGTGCAGATGGTTATTTGTTAAAAGGAGCTAGTAAAGAAGAATTTTTAAAAGCGGTTAATAATGTAGCTGGTGGAGATAAGTATTTTACCGGTGATGTTTCTACCATTATCATGAATAATTTTGTAAACGGAAAAACCAGTAAAGTTATTGAAGAGCAAAAAGAAGTAAAAGTTGCTCCTTTTAAACTGACTAAAAGAGAAAGGCAAATACTTACTTTAGTTTTAGAACTAAAGAATAATAAAGATATTGCAGAAGAATTATCTATTAGCAAGCGTACTGCAGAAGTACATCGTTTTAATTTAATGAAGAAGTTAGAAGCTAAAAACTTGCAAGAATTAACAAATAAAGCCAAAGAATATCAGTTGATATAA